Genomic segment of Deltaproteobacteria bacterium:
GTATGATAACGGCGTTCTTGTTACTGGTGATGCCGCTTCCCTGGTTCTCGGGACGGGGTTGATATTGGAAGGCGCGAATTTTGCCGTTGCCTCGGGTATGGCAGCTGCAGAAACGGTAATTGAAGCACACAGGAAAGAAGACTTTACCAGGGACGAACTGAGTAATTACGAAAAAAGGCTCAGGGAGCAGTTTGTGCTGAAGGATCTTCAGACGTTCAGCAGGGCTCCGCAGTTTCTCGAAAACGAAAGGATCTACCAGCTGTATCCGGAATTGGCCTGTTCCATGGCCAGAAAGATTTTCAGCAGTGATGGAAAACCCCGGGAGAACACTTTCAAGGTCCTGAGGAAGTCCCTTGGAAAACAAGCATCCATGTGGAAGATGGCCTCAGATATGATAAAAGCGGGAAGGGCATTATGAAAGTAGAAGACAAACTGGCTCTCAATAAGTTCGACGTGGACAGGGATGTTCATATCACGGTGAATGACGTCGTATGCGTTGAATGTGAACTGAAACCCTGTGTGAGCGTCTGCCCGGCCGAGTGTTATGTAATCAGAGAAAATCATATGACGTTTTCTTACGAGGGGTGCCTTGAGTGCGGCAGTTGCCGCATTGCGTGCCCAAAGGGTGCAATAGATTGGGTGTATCCGCGCGGAGGATTCGGCATCTGCTATCAATACGGTTAAAAAAGGAGGAGTAATGGAGATCATTGTCTGCATCAAGCAAGTTCTGGATCCAGATCTGCCACCGGCAAAGTTTGCAATCGACAGTCGCATGAACAGGGCAATCCAGCCTGATGGTATGCCTCTGGTAATCAGTCCCTATGATGCCCTGGCAGTTGAGGCCGCACTGAGGATAAAGGAAAACAACACTGCCAATATAACAGTTCTGACGGTCGGTGATACGTCTGCTGACGTTGTTGTAAAAAAGGCTTTGGCAATGGGTGCGGATAAGGCCGTCATCATTTCTGACGAGGCTTTTAATGAATCTGATGGATTTGCTACAGCCTCTATTCTGGCAAAAGCCATAGAGAAAATAGGCCAGTACGATCTGATCCTCTGCGGTCGCCAGGCTGCTGACTGGGATGTGGGAATGGTAGGCCTTGTATTAGCGGAGAACCTCAATGTTCCTGTGGTTACAAGGGCAAAGGAGATCAGAATACGCGATGGAGAAGTGGAAGTTCAGAGATTAACCGCCGGCGGATATGAGACATACGGAGGCACCTTACCGATGGTGGTGACAGTCAGCAGTGAACTGGGACAGGCACGGATTCCTTCAGGGATGGGAATCATCAAGGCCGCGCGGCAGGAAATTCCGGTATGGAGCAGTGCTGATCTTGCTATCGACCCTTCAATGGCGGGGGCGAGTTCGGCACGGAACAGTCTCGTTAAACTGTATGTTCCTTCCTATGAGCGGAAGTGCGAGATGATTGAAAAGGAAGACGTTGCGGAAGCGGCCGCACTGCTGGCTGAGAGAATCGCCGCGATCATTCAGTAAGAGAGGGGAAAAATGAGTGATTATAAGGGTATTTTTGTGGTTGGAGAAATCGAGAATGGCTCGTTGTCCTCGTTAACCAGGGAGCTTCTTGGAGGAGCGAGAAGGCTGGCGGATACGATGCAGGATGAAGTCGGGCTTTTTCTGGTTGCAAAGGAACCCGGCAATGCAGGTCAGGAGGGAATCACCCTGGGAGCAGACAAGGTGTATGTATCCACAGATCCTGCCCTGTTGGACATGAACCCTGACGCCTATGTCTTTGTCGTGACGCACCTGTGCAGTCAGATAAAGCCGCTGCTGTGCCTGATCGGTCAAACAGATCTGGGACGTGACCTGGCACCGCGGGTGGCCGCACGACTGGAAGCAGGGCTCTGCATGGATTGCATTCACGTTGACGTGAATGAAGAGAGAAATGGTTTTATTCAGACGAGGCCTGCATACGGGGGAAAGGCCCTTTCGGTAATTGCTTCCACAAACGGCAGACCACAGGTGAATACCGTGCGATCAAAGGCGATGGAACCTCTTCTGCCGCAGGACCAGCGAACGGGCGAAACAATTGCTGTTCAAGAGAGCCCGGATTCCTCTTCGATCAGGATCAGGATTCTCGAACGGGAGGCAGCCACATCCGGGGGGATCAAGCTGGAGGATGCAAAAGTTATTGTCGCCGGTGGCGGGGGGATTGGTGGACCCGAGGGCTTTGACATGATCAAAGACCTGGCTCGGAGAATCGGGGGCGAAGTGGGTGCCACACG
This window contains:
- a CDS encoding electron transfer flavoprotein subunit beta/FixA family protein, with product MEIIVCIKQVLDPDLPPAKFAIDSRMNRAIQPDGMPLVISPYDALAVEAALRIKENNTANITVLTVGDTSADVVVKKALAMGADKAVIISDEAFNESDGFATASILAKAIEKIGQYDLILCGRQAADWDVGMVGLVLAENLNVPVVTRAKEIRIRDGEVEVQRLTAGGYETYGGTLPMVVTVSSELGQARIPSGMGIIKAARQEIPVWSSADLAIDPSMAGASSARNSLVKLYVPSYERKCEMIEKEDVAEAAALLAERIAAIIQ
- a CDS encoding electron transfer flavoprotein subunit alpha/FixB family protein; the encoded protein is MSDYKGIFVVGEIENGSLSSLTRELLGGARRLADTMQDEVGLFLVAKEPGNAGQEGITLGADKVYVSTDPALLDMNPDAYVFVVTHLCSQIKPLLCLIGQTDLGRDLAPRVAARLEAGLCMDCIHVDVNEERNGFIQTRPAYGGKALSVIASTNGRPQVNTVRSKAMEPLLPQDQRTGETIAVQESPDSSSIRIRILEREAATSGGIKLEDAKVIVAGGGGIGGPEGFDMIKDLARRIGGEVGATRVPVDENWVPLSMEIGQTGKIVNPELYIAIGISGAAQHITGCLNSKTIVSINKDPDANIFKISDIGLVGDYRDVLPVLIEKFQER
- a CDS encoding 4Fe-4S dicluster domain-containing protein, whose translation is MKVEDKLALNKFDVDRDVHITVNDVVCVECELKPCVSVCPAECYVIRENHMTFSYEGCLECGSCRIACPKGAIDWVYPRGGFGICYQYG